In the genome of Henningerozyma blattae CBS 6284 chromosome 5, complete genome, one region contains:
- the TBLA0E04770 gene encoding fungal specific transcription factor domain-containing protein (similar to Saccharomyces cerevisiae RSF2 (YJR127C) and YML081W; ancestral locus Anc_4.351) codes for MTSQYTMGSDSNNSYLTNDNSINDRPDSNNIRLDSSTASSNDGLYTTRLTTTMNTNNNDVSPANNSSNPLPIPKKSRTIKTDKPRPYLCQICTRGFVRQEHLRRHQRAHTNEKPFLCVFCGRCFARRDLVLRHQHKLHPTLISMESTEAKINNMNFLKTQKNLNLTSLDIDEESSKHEDDNQIRHVIKINGNKETILPTPANPMAMTPAQLRKEAKRKEKYSNNGSTSTNINFSTSSGTGGSTTTSSTDSNKGMSNSPHIIMNLNSNNIPIPVLNNSISKSITTDEKRIRGMSSVNTTNNNTNNNTNNINNNINGKRKRHASFSASNAFTYSTTDLSHLMDNNNINNKNTNQISNVNLNGITDTNCNTSQYNNHPIVDDVPHQVGFSTPQLSAQQLMEKVVDSGFFNPSLLELPPELSLDVFNNIEESLSNNNSNNNPLNMVTSTTPGLNNINFNQNNNGENNSTANHNLDSLDTNIFKNSYNSLFDSNNNGNNLLGNNLTNNINDDPSLNIINTTEIDDIDPLQKQTPMTPSAFLMKPMPSLMNIFTMGPTLSGEGYTNNLMNYNNTNTNLDYFNYKKSTPNNYTTNQIQPTTINTASNNLNEEEEEDTENPLEISVHRNNKQLEYTISLPNNGVDECSPKNTAKNSTSKISSHKILNTSNKQNLDDKNNTLDENLLNEPHDEGWLFDLLSNPIHDTDFKVNFNHIDDIGFINPNNTPSQTSSRPNSISMSPSSLNSHLQNLSSSIHKTNSSINNSNTNVDANTQFINYYSPHSTSSNLAPSNVNNSVKPEVLRVQQNMNSAPSNSALVSPTYLSPSSNIQSSSYPNLNSSESPITQQQAYVSPTILSDNLSNPNSLRASPHPINNNRQPSRATNIAQHEQTHLHKQLHNCQLAHNQMQKSNIDNSKKDKKIPNKITTISSLFTSRQIDLYNEAHPNNVTKGDPTMSINPTSAPSTNSGTNSMLISDSIPNVTGNNSSSNNISSNQSTNGISPILPSTIPNNSKNHLKNIYSNISTVSSNSTSSSSNSTTMVTNGKNLQLFTSELRNQIIIQMNLENNVFPKLQELNEYVDLYVENFHKYFPFIHLYSIKPTIENAALILAITAIGALFGFHSSHAMLLSNVAASKKRKLFEKYKNNPEVTPLWVIQTIILLSFVNMFSNDLNITKKTYSQLMSLIELVKLTQINQPLELFKQPPIESDHLLDFENKPDQMAEYRAQYVTQEQINKNYEYFIESQSRIRTCHILLLISNLFTSIVGFEYCFHSLDMKCGIPTYYENLFNCMNSKEWNNILISKNIKLDSKFSLIELSNGGENYENFLTYLAIGNVMIYENNKKISNNVLLSLLLSIHEKIFIERHKDDNTNSNFMLPTYTKTPEEDVDWKLNSRPIIESALRSWESLYLKNGGILQINANNIHKFRQDLSIQLIIPLYLLARIRKCIGVSQIMRFVWIKDWQHMNLRLNNLSHEIDNLNESTKHALGIVEYWINSVSIKNDARSTSRRTPIFAITCIFISIFIISERMKYLEGGCVNNNNLNLDISISDKILWLQCEKIFKKVERHLLPKGYNKESYAEFLRIQAQGALDVEILNDEIAERVMKSNKVPINDMINVINKAKLSSRCLYLGVRILGDAPIWPIAVVFAQALQVRAIYNRENHYNI; via the coding sequence ATGACATCACAATACACAATGGGCAgtgattctaataattcatatttaaCCAATGACAATAGTATCAATGATAGACCAGATAGTAATAACATACGATTGGATAGTAGCACAGCTTCTAGCAACGATGGACTTTATACGACTCGTTTAACAACTACAATGaacacaaataataatgacgTTTCACCCGCAAATAATAGCTCAAATCCTTTACCTATTCCTAAAAAATCTAGAACCATTAAGACCGATAAGCCAAGGCCCTATTTATGTCAGATTTGTACTCGTGGGTTTGTCAGACAAGAACATTTAAGAAGACATCAAAGAGCTCATACCAATGAAAAACCATTTTTATGTGTCTTTTGTGGCCGATGTTTTGCAAGGAGGGATTTGGTTTTAAGACATCAACATAAATTACACCCTACTTTAATTAGTATGGAATCCACTGAAGCaaagattaataatatgaattttttaaagactcaaaaaaatttaaacctAACTTCACttgatattgatgaagaaaGCTCTAAGCATGAAGATGATAATCAAATCAGACatgttattaaaattaatggaaATAAAGAAACGATATTACCAACACCGGCAAATCCAATGGCAATGACACCTGCTCaattaagaaaagaagCCAAACgtaaagaaaaatactCAAATAACGGATCCACAtcaacaaatataaatttttcaacaagTAGTGGCACGGGTGGCTCTACTACTACTTCCTCTACTGATTCTAATAAAGGAATGAGCAATAGTCCACATattataatgaatttgaattccAATAATATCCCTATACcagttttaaataattcaatatctaAAAGTATTACTACCGATGAGAAAAGAATAAGAGGAATGAGTAGTGTGaatactactaataataatactaataataatactaataatattaataataatattaatgggAAAAGGAAAAGGCATGCCTCTTTTTCTGCATCTAATGCTTTCACTTATTCAACAACTGATTTATCACATTTAatggataataataatataaacaaTAAGAATACTAATCAAATCTCAAATGTTAATTTAAACGGAATTACTGATACAAATTGCAATACTTCACAGTATAATAATCATCCCATTGTGGATGATGTACCTCATCAAGTAGGATTTTCTACACCACAATTATCTGCTCAACAACTTATGGAAAAAGTAGTAGATTCTGGATTTTTCAATCCTTCTCTATTAGAATTACCTCCTGAATTATCTTTAGAcgtttttaataatattgaagaaagtttatcaaataataattcaaacaaTAACCCACTCAATATGGTAACATCAACTACTCCTGGacttaataatattaactttaatcagaataataatggagaaaataatagtacCGCTAATCACAATTTAGATTCTCTTGACAcgaatatatttaaaaattcatataattctttattcgATTCAAACAATAACGGCAATAATTTATTGGGGAATAATTTAAcgaataatattaatgatgatccctctttgaatattataaatactactgaaattgatgatattgatCCTTTGCAAAAGCAAACACCAATGACACCTTCTGCTTTCTTAATGAAACCAATGCCAAGCTTAATGAACATTTTTACAATGGGTCCTACTTTAAGTGGGGAAGGCTATACAAAcaatttgatgaattataataatacaaataccaATTTAGactattttaattataaaaaatcaactCCAAATAATTACACTACAAATCAAATCCAACCGACCACTATTAATACGgcttctaataatttaaacgaagaagaagaagaagatacTGAAAACCCTTTAGAAATTAGTGTtcatagaaataataaacagtTAGAATATACTATATCCCTTCCTAATAATGGTGTGGATGAATGTTCACCAAAAAATACGGCAAAAAATTCTACTTCAAAGATTTCATCTCATAAAATCCTAAATACTTCtaataaacaaaatctTGATGATAAAAACAATACCTTGGATGAAAACCTACTAAACGAACCACATGATGAAGGTTGGCTCTTTGATTTACTATCAAATCCAATTCATGACACTGATTTCAAAGTTAATTTCAATcatattgatgatattgGCTTTataaatccaaataatactCCTTCACAAACATCCTCAAGACCTAATTCCATATCGATGTCACCTAGCTCATTAAATTCCCATTTACAAAACTTGTCTTCCTCTATACATAAAACCAATTCcagtattaataattcaaatacaaatgtTGATGCAAATACACAGTTTATTAACTACTACTCACCTCATTCCacttcttcaaatttagCGCCATCAAATGTTAACAACTCCGTAAAACCAGAAGTTCTGCGCGTTCAACAAAATATGAATTCTGCACCATCAAATAGTGCACTTGTGAGCCCAACTTATTTATCTCcatcttcaaatattcaatcatcatcatatcCAAATCTGAATTCATCAGAATCTCCGATAACTCAGCAACAGGCATACGTTTCTCCAACTATTTTATCTGATAATCTTTCCAATCCAAATTCATTGAGAGCTTCCCCTCATCCTATTAACAATAATCGACAACCAAGTAGAGCAACAAATATTGCTCAACATGAACAAACTCATTTACACAAACAGCTCCATAATTGCCAATTAGCTCACAACCAAATGCAAAAATCCAATATAGATAATAGTAAAaaggataaaaaaattcccAATAAAATTACAACTATATCATCACTTTTCACTTCAAGACAAATCGACTTGTATAACGAGGCTCATCCAAATAATGTGACTAAGGGAGATCCTACAATGTCCATTAATCCAACTTCAGCACCATCCACAAATTCAGGTACTAACTCTATGTTAATTTCGGACTCTATTCCTAATGTAACAGGCAATAATTCAtctagtaataatatatcttcAAATCAAAGTACTAATGGAATAAGTCCAATACTTCCCTCTACTATTCCaaataattccaaaaatcatctgaaaaatatctattcaaatatttcaacggtatcttctaattctacTTCTTCAAGCTCAAATTCTACTACTATGGTAACAAATGGAAAAAATCTTCAATTATTTACCAGTGAATTaagaaatcaaattattattcaaatgaatTTAGAAAACAATGTTTTCCCTAAATTGCaggaattaaatgaatatgTTGATTTATATGTGGAAAATtttcataaatattttccGTTCATACatttatattcaataaaacCTACAATTGAGAATGCAGCGTTGATTTTAGCAATTACAGCAATCGGTGCCTTATTTGGCTTCCATTCATCACATGCTATGTTACTATCAAATGTTGCTGCATCgaagaaaagaaaactttttgaaaaatataaaaataatccaGAAGTGACCCCATTATGGGTCATTcaaacaattattttattgtcATTCGTTAATATGTTTAGTAATGACTTAAATATAACTAAGAAAACATATAGTCAATTGATGTCATTGATTGAATTAGTAAAATTAACCCAAATCAATCAGCCATTAGAACTATTTAAACAACCCCCAATTGAAAGTGATCATCTATTAGATTTTGAGAATAAACCCGATCAAATGGCAGAATATAGAGCCCAATATGTCACTCAAGAACAAATCAATAAGAActatgaatattttattgaatcTCAATCAAGAATTAGAACATGTCatatcttattattaatttctaatttatttacttcTATTGTTGGGTTCGAATATTGTTTCCATTCATTAGATATGAAATGTGGTATCCCAACCTATTATGAAAATCTATTTAATTGTATGAACTCGAAAGAATGgaacaatattttaatttctaaaaacattaaattAGATTCCAAATTTTCATTGATTGAACTTTCCAATGGTGGagaaaattatgaaaattttttaaccTATTTAGCTATTGGAAATGTTATGatatatgaaaataataaaaagatatcaaataacgtgttattatcattactattatCCATtcatgaaaaaattttcattgaaAGACATAAGGATGATAATACTAACAGTAATTTTATGTTACCGACATATACGAAAACTCCAGAAGAAGATGTTGATTggaaattaaattcaagGCCAATTATTGAATCTGCGTTAAGATCGTGGGAATCATTATACTTGAAAAACGGTGGTATATTACAAATCAATGCTAACAATATACATAAATTTAGACAAGATTTATCAATCCAATTAATTATtccattatatttattggCAAGGATTCGTAAATGTATCGGTGTGTCACAAATTATGAGATTTGTTTGGATTAAAGATTGGCAGCATATGAATTTACgattgaataatttaagTCATGagattgataatttaaatgaatccACTAAGCATGCCTTAGGTATAGTTGAATATTGGATTAACAGtgtttcaattaaaaatgatgcTAGATCAACTTCAAGAAGAACCCCAATTTTTGCAATTAcgtgtatttttatttctatttttattatttctgaaagaatgaaatatttagaagGGGGATGTgttaataacaataatttgAACTTGGATATCAGCATCTCTGATAAGATATTATGGTTACAatgtgaaaaaatttttaagaaaGTTGAAAGACATTTATTACCCAAGGGCTATAACAAAGAATCATATGCAGAATTTTTAAGAATACAAGCCCAAGGAGCGTTAGATGTGGAAATcttaaatgatgaaattgcAGAAAGAGTTATGAAATCTAATAAAGTTCCAATTAATGATATGATCAATGTTATCAACAAAGCTAAATTGTCAAGCAGATGCTTATACTTGGGTGTCAGAATTCTGGGTGATGCTCCAATTTGGCCCATTGCTGTAGTTTTTGCTCAAGCTCTACAAGTTAGGGCTATATACAATCGTGAAAACCATTATAATATCTAA
- the ATP18 gene encoding F1F0 ATP synthase subunit i (similar to Saccharomyces cerevisiae ATP18 (YML081C-A); ancestral locus Anc_4.353), whose translation MISRFSFPIVKHYWPVFVSATAMYYVVGKAADAYSQTDEYINDPRNPRFLRGEKWLI comes from the coding sequence ATGATTTCCAGATTTTCATTCCCTATTGTTAAACACTATTGGCCAGTCTTCGTCAGTGCCACTGCCATGTATTATGTAGTTGGTAAAGCTGCTGATGCTTACTCACAAACTGATGAGTATATTAATGATCCAAGAAACCCACGTTTCTTAAGAGGTGAAAAATGGTTGATTTGA
- the STR2 gene encoding cystathionine gamma-synthase (similar to Saccharomyces cerevisiae STR2 (YJR130C) and YML082W; ancestral locus Anc_4.354) codes for MSSAIEEESVQNRLTRILREKYAREGENCMVFPSYNSAKRCREYVRYLIARNRSLDNESSQVSKRLRILQLATPKPMNNVESRTKKECKIATLFFDQSYLPLVKDYSNMSGEIISILMATYVLKELFLVEHSSSINRDIHSDTIPIPNMIDTNSNVHISHQDDYLQDRYGRHNDLSMANHDTARIKRRLALQPKNCPILEDNHSNTTTLVDSSSNENYANTSPSLERQDILNTLLLSPEDMIFNSSNSLLDPMTLNDFETSLDQLTMSSIVPAEPIDGTFDIEFNNSSNPRTGTAPATTTNNNNNNNNNTNLNCPPVNISNRFRANPNTDIYLFPNGKNAIFATHRFLIDLDYKRIQRLRYTNSSSPINNGNLENNILINNTNNTTNTITSTTTLTTIINNNLGNNLESEQLPYKKTVLFGYSKDSTFKILNRYENTYYLENDNPFKSLEEILERGEQILGVYLEAPSSKTLDMYNLKKLKKLSNDYGFLIIIDESICSHLYINVLKYCDIITCDLCTTLRFNNNQTCSNEDVTNNGGGVVLNKDSKNYEEMKLFFQQEYKNDNFDIVWCQDIITWEFESREFIRTSINCDLNTLKIIEYLQGNSKPQKYHVKYPNLKEDSLKNYNGMLYGSRKQNNIAYGNIFDIRTSKDIANKLSQIHGISVNEAPLKSNNTFTTLNWRITVGNVDGNRLLEDIKNVLP; via the coding sequence ATGTCGTCTgctattgaagaagaaagtgTCCAAAATCGTCTCACAAGAATTCTCAGAGAAAAATATGCTCGAGAAGGAGAGAATTGTATGGTGTTTCCTTCATATAACTCTGCAAAGAGATGCCGTGAATACGTACGCTATTTGATAGCAAGAAACCGTTCTTTAGATAATGAATCTTCACAAGTTTCCAAACGATTACGAATCTTACAATTGGCCACTCCGAAACCAATGAATAATGTAGAATCTAGGACAAAGAAAGAATGCAAAATTGCAACGTTATTTTTCGATCAAAGCTATTTACCACTAGTTAAGGATTATTCAAACATGTCTGGCGAgattatttctatattaATGGCTACTTAtgtattaaaagaattgttTTTAGTGGAACATTCTTCTAGCATTAATAGAGATATACATTCCGATACCATTCCTATACCGAATATGATAGATACTAATAGTAATGTGCATATATCACATCAAGATGATTATCTACAAGATCGGTATGGAAGACATAACGATTTATCAATGGCTAATCATGACACTGCAAGGATCAAGAGACGGTTGGCATTACAGCCCAAAAATTGTCCTATTCTTGAAGACAACCATTCGAATACTACAACTTTGGTagattcatcatcaaatgaaaattatgCTAATACATCACCATCTTTAGAAAGACAAGATATATTGAATACCTTATTACTATCGCCAGAAGACATGATCTTTAATAGTAGTAATTCTCTTCTAGATCCTATGACTTTGAATGACTTTGAAACTTCATTGGATCAATTAACAATGTCTTCTATTGTGCCAGCTGAACCAATAGATGGTACATTTGAtatagaatttaataattcaagtAATCCAAGAACAGGAACAGCACCTGCTACTACAACaaacaacaataacaataacaataacaatactaATCTTAATTGTCCACCAgtaaatatttccaatagATTTAGAGCAAATCCCAATacagatatatatttatttccaAATGGTAAAAATGCCATTTTTGCCACTCATcgatttttaattgatttagaTTATAAACGAATTCAGAGATTGAGATATacaaattcatcatctcCAATCAACAACGgtaatttggaaaataatatattaattaataacactaataatactaccAATACCATCACTTCTACCACAACGCtaacaacaattataaataataatcttggaaataatttagaaagcGAACAATTACCTTATAAAAAGACGGTTCTATTTGGTTATTCTAAGGATAGTACATTTAAGATTTTAAATCGCTATGAAAATACCtattatttggaaaatgaTAATCCTTTCAAATCCTTGgaagaaattttagaaaGAGGTGAACAAATCTTAGGGGTATATTTAGAAGCACCAAGTTCAAAGACTTTAGATATGtacaatttaaaaaaattaaagaaattatcaaatgattatgggtttttaataataatagatgAAAGCATTTGTAGTCATCTATATATTAatgttttgaaatattgTGATATCATCACATGTGATCTTTGCACAACACTACGATTCAATAACAATCAAACTTGTAGTAACGAAGATGTTACTAATAATGGCGGTGGCGTtgtattaaataaagaCAGTAAGAATTACGAAGAgatgaaactttttttccaacaagaatataaaaatgataatttcgATATTGTTTGGTGTCAAGATATTATAACTTGGGAATTCGAAAGCAgagaatttattagaacTTCTATCAATTGTGATTTAAATACCTTAAAGATTATTGAATACTTACAAGGTAATTCAAAGCCACAAAAATATCACGTAAAGTATCCTAATTTGAAAGAAGACAGtttaaagaattacaaTGGGATGCTATATGGCTCACgtaaacaaaataatatagcttatggaaatatatttgatattagAACTTCCAAAGATATAGCCAATAAATTGAGTCAAATTCATGGAATAAGTGTTAATGAAGCACCTTTGAAAAGCAATAATACATTTACAACATTGAACTGGAGAATCACTGTAGGTAATGTTGATGGGAATAGGTTGTTAGAAGACATCAAGAATGTATTACCATGA
- the CTF8 gene encoding Ctf8p (similar to Saccharomyces cerevisiae CTF8 (YHR191C); ancestral locus Anc_4.356): protein MNVVDISIDHHVLGQLAQEKLSTIATPLGNTIIEIQGELDIPSLQQLPKDNYLQDSRFSLDSQDNPIVKVGILNIDQDSKQVTMYVGTTQRLLGKIEKLDPPLGLLHFVSETKEYQLKDVFTHKIVFRNRPLPIM from the coding sequence ATGAACGTAGTAGACATATCGATCGACCATCACGTTTTAGGCCAACTAGCACAGGAAAAGTTATCTACAATAGCAACTCCTCTAGGCAATACTATTATCGAGATACAAGGCGAATTAGATATTCCTAGCTTGCAGCAGCTTCCGAAGGATAATTACTTGCAAGACAGTAGATTTTCTTTAGATTCTCAAGATAATCCTATAGTGAAAGTAGGCATATTGAATATAGACCAGGATTCAAAACAAGTTACCATGTATGTAGGGACAACTCAGCGTCTCTTAGGAAAAATTGAGAAGCTTGACCCTCCTCTAGGGCTCTTACATTTTGTTAGTGAAACCAAAGAATATCAACTGAAAGATGTGTTTACTCATAAGATCGTATTCAGGAATAGACCATTACCAATTATGTGA
- the LNP1 gene encoding Lnp1p (similar to Saccharomyces cerevisiae YHR192W; ancestral locus Anc_4.357), which produces MFFRKKKPVLEQYTNDLKTITKTIHKLENKLRRKRYFNDNLNLYILWYGSLVILLCQCLLYFYYHTTSFKINCLSIFISIIILYLLRLLLFKINEWSIKRYSLKLVSLKERHQLKINELKNETNFNMTNIIINRFSSGDSKAEDAIELIDDELKEKKLQLENLEKNLRLLESQKDKLSEDKWFDKVISTLAGGNDINNMFVPEVCKKCGCFNGVFKLANREVHWVCPDCKFENK; this is translated from the coding sequence ATGTTCtttagaaagaaaaaaccTGTTTTAGAGCAATATAcaaatgatttgaaaactATCACCAAAACTATCCataaattggaaaataaattaaggAGGAAAAGGTATTTCAATGATAACTTAAACTTATATATCTTATGGTATGGATCCTTGGTCATCTTGCTATGCCAATGCCTTTTATATTTCTACTACCATACTACTAGCTTTAAGATCAATtgtttatcaatatttatatccattattatattatacttACTtcgattattattatttaaaataaacgAATGGTCTATTAAAAGgtattcattaaaattagtATCGCTTAAAGAAAGacatcaattaaaaataaatgaattgaagaatgaaacaaactttaatatgactaatataattataaatcgATTCTCTTCAGGTGATTCAAAAGCTGAAGATGCcattgaattaattgatgatgaattaaaagaaaaaaaattgcaattagaaaatcttgagaaaaatttaagatTATTAGAATCACAAAAGGATAAATTAAGTGAAGATAAATGGTTTGATAAAGTCATTAGCACGTTAGCCGGTGGaaatgatataaataatatgttTGTTCCAGAAGTTTGTAAGAAATGCGGCTGTTTTAATGGTGTATTTAAATTAGCTAATAGAGAAGTTCATTGGGTTTGTCCTGATTGTAAGTTcgaaaataaatag
- the EGD2 gene encoding Egd2p (similar to Saccharomyces cerevisiae EGD2 (YHR193C); ancestral locus Anc_4.358) yields the protein MSNVTVVNKNEKKAREMISKLNLKRVPGIARVTFRKKDNQIVAIENPEVYRSQGGNYVVFGEPKVDDFTQKLAAAQAQAEASGILPTTDAKDPKNIQLDMEAAAAADKKDASDAPAEVADDADAGDLSEEDIKLIMEQANVPRGKAIAALTEHKGDLVNAIMSLSK from the coding sequence ATGTCTAACGTTACTGTCGTCAacaaaaatgaaaagaaagCTAGAGAAATGATCTCTAAGTTGAACTTAAAAAGAGTGCCAGGTATTGCTCGTGTCACTTTCAGAAAGAAGGATAACCAAATCGTTGCCATTGAAAACCCAGAAGTCTACAGATCTCAAGGTGGTAACTACGTTGTTTTCGGTGAACCAAAGGTTGATGATTTCACTCAAAAGTTGGCTGCTGCCCAAGCTCAAGCTGAAGCTTCTGGTATCCTACCAACTACCGATGCTAAGGACCCAAAGAACATCCAATTAGACATGGaagctgctgctgctgctgaTAAGAAGGATGCATCTGATGCTCCAGCTGAAGTTGCCGATGATGCAGATGCTGGCGATTTATCTGaagaagatattaaattgattATGGAACAAGCTAACGTCCCAAGAGGTAAAGCTATTGCTGCTTTAACTGAACATAAAGGTGACCTTGTTAACGCTATTATGTCTTTATCTAAATAA